A genomic window from Sulfurospirillum diekertiae includes:
- a CDS encoding Hpt domain-containing protein, producing the protein MGLLAQLEVDFDIEIVGDFISHYAIMCENMEPLIIGLSKKERYVDNIGDLFRIFHNMKSAAGFLKLDPIIKLAVLCEDIAEEARTLQGPASEEFIDWLLLVSDQFERYRKDVENDAAFFTVLNPLIIKVPHTLERE; encoded by the coding sequence ATGGGTCTTTTGGCACAATTGGAAGTTGATTTTGACATCGAAATTGTAGGAGATTTTATCTCTCACTATGCCATTATGTGTGAAAATATGGAGCCTCTGATTATTGGGCTCAGCAAAAAAGAGCGTTATGTTGACAATATTGGGGATCTTTTTCGTATTTTCCACAATATGAAATCAGCTGCGGGCTTTTTAAAACTCGATCCCATTATTAAATTGGCAGTCTTGTGTGAAGATATTGCTGAAGAAGCACGTACATTGCAAGGCCCTGCAAGTGAAGAATTTATTGATTGGTTACTTCTTGTAAGTGACCAGTTTGAACGATATCGCAAAGATGTGGAAAATGATGCTGCATTTTTTACGGTTTTAAATCCCTTAATTATAAAAGTACCTCATACGTTGGAGAGAGAGTGA